The Oncorhynchus tshawytscha isolate Ot180627B linkage group LG05, Otsh_v2.0, whole genome shotgun sequence genome includes a window with the following:
- the LOC112250111 gene encoding DBH-like monooxygenase protein 1 homolog: protein MFTMLPAKYSSVIVFFTTFWFYATLTHGSGFSHSTILDPHGKYNLKWRFDRRTITFEIEVETRGYIGFGLSPNGAMASSDIVIGGVTDGTPYLQDYFADANRKVHRDVQQNYRLQYGRENSTHTVLAFSRHLLTCDTSDKDITESTVRVIWAYHSEDVGPSGPMYHGVNRGRKSMRLLDPGSKANISSEMDFFNLQNINVPVPFKDTTYWCQIFKIQEVQKKHHIIRIEPLIQRGHENLVHHILLYQCDSTLNESELKAGHECYHPNMPDSFLTCETIVFAWAIGGEGFTYPPHVGLSIGTSIDPVYVLMEVHYDNPAFQQGVVDSSGLRLFYTPELRQYDAGVIETGVWVSLYHMLPPGMQEYISEGHCTRECLQESLGQEMPSGVRVFAVLMHAHLAGRAIRTRHFRGQEELQPLSHDEEFDFNFQEFQLLKDERLLLPGDNLITECKYTTKDRQNMTWGGLTTRDEMCLSYLLYYPRVNLARCESLPEIIGQLKFIGVKEIQVPVTTWPFMIKSPKKYSSLSFTEAMDKYRWSKNRGKSFNQMVLQLPMNVRCSKWGQDEWSIQGTIVSPPEVKSEVKPPSTMCRSASEPHSGVVLLFTMCLTYSIVQTCLSL, encoded by the exons ATGTTCACGATGTTACCCGCGAaatatagtagtgttatagttTTCTTCACAACTTTTTGGTTTTACGCAACTTTGACACACGGGAGTGGATTTAGTCATTCAACTATTTTGGACCCTCATGGGAAGTATAATCTAAAGTGGAGGTTTGACCGGAGAACTATTACTTTTGAAATAGAAGTGGAAACTAGAGGATATATAGGATTTGGTCTATCTCCCAACGGTGCCATGGCGTCGTCAGACATCGTCATTGGTGGAGTCACGGATGGGACACCGTATCTACAG GATTACTTTGCAGACGCCAACAGAAAAGTGCACAGAGATGTGCAGCAGAACTACAGGCTGCAGTATGGCAGGGagaacagtacacacacagtcctgGCTTTCAGCAGGCACCTCCTGACCTGTGACACAAGTGACAAGGACATCACG GAAAGCACAGTGAGGGTGATATGGGCCTACCACAGTGAGGATGTGGGACCGTCAGGACCGATGTATCATGGAGTGAACAGGGGGAGGAAGAGTATGCGGCTACTCGACCCAGGAAGTAAAGCTAATATTTCCTCTGAGATGGACTTTTTCAACTTGCAAAACATAAAC GTGCCAGTGCCATTCAAGGACACTACCTACTGGTGTCAGATATTTAAGATCCAGGAGGTTCAGAAGAAGCACCATATCATTAGA ATTGAGCCTTTGATTCAAAGGGGCCATGAAAACCTGGTTCATCACATTTTGTTGTATCAATGTGATAGCACCTTGAATGAGAGTGAGCTCAAGGCTGGCCATGAATGTTACCATCCAAATATGCCTGACTCCTTTCTCACGTGTGAGACGATAGTCTTCGCCTGGGCCATTGGTGGCGAG GGGTTCACCTATCCACCCCATGTTGGGCTGTCCATTGGCACAtcaatagaccctgtctatgtCCTGATGGAGGTCCACTATGACAACCCAGCCTTTCAACAAG GAGTGGTGGACAGCTCTGGCCTGCGTCTGTTCTACACCCCAGAGTTGCGTCAGTATGACGCAGGAGtgatagagacaggtgtgtgggTGAGTCTGTACCACATGCTGCCTCCAGGCATGCAGGAGTACATCTCAGAGGGACACTGTACCCGCGAGTGTTTGCAGGAG TCCCTAGGCCAGGAGATGCCCAGCGGAGTTAGGGTGTTTGCTGTTCTGATGCATGCTCACCTAGCTGGCCGCGCCATCAGAACCAGACACTTCCGGGGACAGGAGGAGCTGCAGCCCCTGTCACATGATGAGGAGTTTGACTTCAACTTCCAGGAGTTCCAGCTGCTGAAGGACGAGAGGCTGCTGTTACCT GGTGACAATTTGATCACAGAATGCAAGTACACCACAAAAGACAGACAAAACATGACCTGG GGTGGTTTGACCACCAGGGATGAGATGTGTCTGTCCTACCTGCTCTACTATCCCAGAGTGAATCTGGCCAGGTGTGAGAGCCTCCCTGAGATCATCGGGCAGCTTAAGTTCATCGGAGTCAAAGAGATCCAGGTGCCTGTCAC GACCTGGCCTTTCATGATCAAGAGCCCAAAGAAGTATAGCAGCCTCTCCTTCACAGAGGCCATGGACAAGTACAGGTGGTCGAAGAACAGAGGGAAGTCCTTCAACCAGATGGTTCTACAGCTGCCCATGAATGTGCGCTGCTCCAAGTGGGGGCAGGACGAGTGGTCG ATTCAAGGGACCATAGTGTCACCACCAGAGGTGAAGTCCGAAGTCAAGCCTCCCTCCACGATGTGCCGTTCTGCCTCAGAGCCACACAGTGGAGTGGTTCTACTCTTTACCATGTGCCTCACGTACTCTATAGTCCAGACCTGTTTAAGCCTTTAG
- the LOC112250112 gene encoding syntaxin-7 — MAYQYGKVQDPNVLTQTIISNIQKIAQQTSEIQSIVDKLGTPQDTTELRQQLQQKQQNVNHLAKETDRSVKQFGSLPVTTEQRQRKIQKDRFINDFSNALANFQKAQRQAAQKEKAFVARVRAESRVSGGYPDDSFGGNGNVFESGGQAQVQSQSQEVAITEEDLQLIQERETSIRQLESDITDINEIFKDLGMMVHEQGDVIDSIEANVETADLHVQNATQQLAQAADYQRKSRKKICILIVVLAVLAVVIGLIIWASVKG, encoded by the exons ATGGCCTACCAGTACGGAAAAGTGCAGGACCCAAATGTGCTTACTCAGACGATAATCTCCAACATCCAAAAGATCGCACAACAAA CATCTGAAATACAGAGTATTGTGGATAAGTTGGGAACCCCACAAGACACAACTGAGCTCAGACAGCAGCT GCAGCAGAAACAGCAGAATGTCAACCACCTTGCCAAAGAAACCGACCGAAGTGTGAAGCAATTTGGCTCTTTGCCTGTCACAACTGAACAG CGCCAGAGAAAGATCCAGAAAGACCGATTTATCAATGACTTCTCCAATGCACTGGCCAATTTCCAAAAGGCACAGAGGCAGGCTGCTCAGAAAGAGAAGGCGTTTGTTGCCAGAGTCCGTGCCGAGTCCAGAGTGTCG GGTGGCTATCCTGACGACAGCTTTGGAGGAAATGGAAACGTCTTTGAAAG TGGGGGGCAGGCCCAGGTCCAGTCACAGTCCCAGGAGGTGGCCATCACTGAAGAAGACCTGCAGctcatccaggagagagagacttccatCAGACAGTTAGAG TCTGATATTACAGATATAAATGAAATATTTAAGGACTTGGGAATGATGGTCCATGAGCAAGGGGATGTGATCG ACAGTATAGAGGCCAATGTCGAAACTGCTGACCTTCATGTTCAGAATGCCACCCAGCAGTTAGCACAGGCTGCAGACTATCAG CGCAAATCTAGGAAGAAGATCTGCATTCTCATTGTCGTTCTGGCGGTTCTTGCTGTTGTCATTGGTTTAATCATCTGGGCATCAGTCAAAGGATGA